A genomic stretch from Sphingobacterium sp. ML3W includes:
- a CDS encoding glycosyltransferase family 2 protein — MQIISIVIATYNNEHSIVNTLMSIKRQTSDLWECVIIDDCSTDGTVATVRAEIAGYQRFRLFENRTVKGVGYCRNLGVDHCLGDYLVFLEPGNFLYNTCIEKRSYFIKGWSNIDVLVSHTTLFKDQVDHVIGSINHSLIETNYHDLINSLIRCCQIWTMSSVTWEKRFLLKIGKWSTKFESFSEMDLYIRGLLERPKLHFTKIEDSLMKIETSKSDVLQEIRELTMLLNIYFEVINRFSNGRTVQDIYNASFMFLIKNILRLILSNEIELGEGDKQLLFSILEKITDEEGVLQVRAILQ, encoded by the coding sequence GAGCATTCAATTGTCAACACTCTAATGTCGATCAAAAGACAGACATCTGATCTTTGGGAATGTGTTATTATTGATGATTGTTCCACAGATGGAACGGTAGCAACTGTAAGGGCAGAAATTGCAGGATATCAACGGTTCAGGCTATTTGAGAATCGAACAGTTAAAGGGGTAGGCTATTGTAGAAATCTAGGGGTAGATCATTGCCTGGGCGATTATCTCGTATTTTTAGAGCCTGGTAATTTTTTGTACAATACCTGTATCGAGAAAAGAAGTTATTTTATTAAAGGGTGGTCAAATATAGATGTTTTGGTTTCTCACACCACTTTGTTTAAGGACCAGGTAGACCATGTTATCGGTAGCATCAACCATAGTTTAATAGAAACGAATTACCATGATCTGATCAATAGTCTGATAAGATGCTGCCAGATATGGACAATGAGTTCAGTGACATGGGAAAAGAGATTTCTGTTAAAGATCGGAAAATGGTCCACTAAGTTTGAATCCTTTTCAGAAATGGATCTCTATATCAGGGGTCTTTTAGAGAGACCTAAGCTCCATTTTACTAAAATTGAAGATTCATTGATGAAAATAGAAACTAGTAAATCGGATGTTTTACAAGAAATTAGGGAACTTACTATGTTGCTCAATATATACTTTGAGGTAATTAATAGATTTTCGAACGGTAGGACGGTGCAAGATATTTATAATGCATCTTTTATGTTTCTTATCAAGAATATATTACGGTTGATCCTATCAAACGAGATCGAATTAGGAGAGGGTGATAAACAGCTGCTCTTTTCAATATTGGAAAAAATAACAGATGAGGAAGGTGTGCTCCAGGTAAGAGCAATTTTGCAATAA
- a CDS encoding class I SAM-dependent methyltransferase: MNIIGTDFPVIKEKKIVGGGERYGGCPNCLSTDRDRLVFVYLKSVYKIFERNDCKILHIAPEFNLLRSLNDRFAASDYICGDLNPAYYNSGRKMIEKINILDIPYPDKYFDLVICNHVLEHIEEDILAMKEIFRVLKASGQAILQTPISFDLDVTYENFEIVNETDRETAFGQKDHVRIYGNDYVTRLESVGFSVQKFNLYPDYDLFGLNSEERLFVCNRND; the protein is encoded by the coding sequence ATGAATATTATTGGTACTGACTTTCCCGTGATTAAAGAAAAGAAGATTGTCGGAGGTGGAGAAAGGTACGGTGGGTGCCCCAATTGTCTCAGTACAGATAGAGACCGACTCGTTTTCGTCTATCTGAAATCCGTCTATAAGATATTTGAAAGAAATGACTGTAAAATTCTCCATATCGCTCCGGAGTTTAACCTATTGAGATCTTTGAATGATCGATTTGCTGCCTCAGATTACATATGTGGTGATCTTAATCCCGCTTACTATAACAGCGGTCGAAAGATGATCGAAAAAATTAATATTCTAGATATTCCTTATCCTGACAAATACTTTGATCTGGTTATTTGCAACCATGTACTGGAGCATATAGAGGAAGATATTTTGGCCATGAAAGAAATTTTTAGAGTGCTTAAAGCCAGCGGGCAGGCGATTCTGCAGACTCCGATTTCATTTGATCTGGATGTTACGTATGAAAATTTTGAGATTGTGAATGAAACCGACCGTGAGACTGCTTTTGGTCAGAAAGATCATGTTAGAATATATGGAAATGATTACGTGACAAGATTAGAAAGTGTTGGTTTTTCCGTTCAAAAGTTCAATCTATATCCGGATTACGACCTTTTTGGATTAAATAGTGAAGAGCGGTTATTTGTATGCAACCGAAATGATTAA
- a CDS encoding DUF1796 family putative cysteine peptidase, whose product MMEKVFISIGENCLADAILARFGLKSFTTPFSHGKSNIEYLLQLEKERYKDIVNTDYLEYGDLNNNPSSRKVPVLKKYVKTCNVYHEMFMGGVVFSHSDVIESVVIRDTIKKRAERLVDIKGKKEVYAFYHHRFTNHRSDFEMLIDDLDSFIQLYCTDKVSSKCILFTQHIIENGQERGVKYASHNHVHIFMFYTLQEWEGTDDDVFWAKCDEDLIAQMIAHVHNI is encoded by the coding sequence ATGATGGAAAAAGTTTTTATTTCAATTGGCGAAAACTGTCTCGCAGATGCAATTTTAGCAAGGTTTGGTTTAAAATCATTCACGACTCCGTTTTCTCATGGTAAATCCAATATAGAATATCTATTGCAGCTTGAAAAAGAAAGGTATAAAGATATAGTCAATACCGATTATTTGGAGTATGGGGACCTAAACAATAATCCTTCCAGCAGAAAGGTTCCAGTGTTAAAAAAATATGTTAAAACCTGTAATGTATATCACGAGATGTTTATGGGCGGGGTGGTGTTTTCGCATAGTGATGTAATTGAAAGTGTGGTAATTAGGGATACCATCAAAAAACGCGCGGAGAGGTTAGTGGATATTAAAGGAAAAAAAGAGGTGTACGCCTTTTATCACCATAGATTTACGAATCATCGGTCTGATTTTGAAATGCTGATCGATGACCTGGATTCCTTTATACAATTATACTGTACGGATAAGGTTTCATCCAAATGCATATTGTTCACGCAGCATATTATTGAAAACGGCCAGGAAAGGGGGGTAAAGTATGCGTCTCACAATCATGTCCATATATTCATGTTTTACACGCTTCAGGAATGGGAGGGGACTGACGATGACGTTTTCTGGGCAAAATGTGATGAAGATTTAATTGCGCAAATGATTGCCCATGTCCATAATATCTAA
- a CDS encoding alpha-L-fucosidase: MLAMLTPLSLVKAQWTGKREKPTKTVEVKYGTITPPNRADSAMAAFRNYGLGQFIHWGLYAIPGNEWNGVSARQGAPASEWIRTWGGPTAPKDWLNIYDNLYKQFNPKNFDAKIWAKRAKEMGVKYLIFTTKHHDGFCLWPSKYSDYTVANSPYKKDIVKQVVDAYTEQGIDVFLYFSVTEWTNKDCITSIPKTADEKARFDRFLKYTKNQLLELQTNYPQVKGFWFDGTWDRSWVNSYEFTYNLEKELRKNNPNLIIGSRFRNDEHGSRHFDSNGVLLGDYEQGWERKMPASMDILDGHDWDCVMTIPPNGWGYVKNTDGMYLKSTDDIIDLLMRSRSMNGNFVLNFGPDGDGNMSTHENELITDLGKWTKVNAEGIYNVSHFPLESKYGYYTVSKTDSTSLFLTVMNRPVNNILRVVFPKNSKLIPASAALLDSHQDLILKKANIGFDRDKNMYFDIIIPENLQSKRAFLVKIKLGSAKTVEDKLMDAKI; the protein is encoded by the coding sequence ATGTTAGCTATGTTAACCCCGTTGAGTTTAGTTAAAGCGCAGTGGACCGGTAAAAGAGAAAAACCAACCAAGACCGTTGAAGTCAAATATGGTACGATTACTCCACCAAACAGAGCGGACTCCGCCATGGCGGCTTTCCGTAATTATGGGCTCGGACAATTTATCCATTGGGGATTGTATGCTATACCCGGCAACGAATGGAATGGCGTAAGTGCGAGACAGGGGGCTCCAGCATCTGAGTGGATCAGAACCTGGGGCGGACCGACTGCACCCAAAGACTGGCTGAACATCTATGATAACCTTTATAAGCAATTCAATCCAAAAAATTTTGATGCTAAAATCTGGGCTAAACGTGCGAAAGAAATGGGAGTCAAATATCTGATTTTTACTACAAAACACCATGATGGATTTTGTTTATGGCCTTCTAAATATTCTGACTATACAGTGGCTAACAGTCCCTATAAAAAAGATATAGTTAAACAAGTCGTAGACGCTTATACCGAGCAAGGTATTGATGTCTTCCTTTATTTTTCCGTGACGGAATGGACCAACAAAGATTGCATTACATCCATCCCGAAAACCGCCGATGAAAAAGCAAGGTTTGACCGTTTTCTAAAATATACCAAGAACCAATTACTGGAGCTGCAAACAAATTATCCCCAAGTAAAAGGGTTTTGGTTTGATGGCACCTGGGATAGGTCCTGGGTGAATTCCTACGAATTTACTTACAACTTGGAAAAAGAACTCAGGAAAAATAATCCAAATTTAATCATCGGGTCACGCTTTCGCAACGATGAACACGGAAGTAGACATTTTGATTCAAATGGGGTACTGTTAGGGGATTACGAACAGGGATGGGAACGTAAGATGCCTGCAAGTATGGACATTCTTGATGGGCATGATTGGGATTGTGTGATGACGATACCTCCAAATGGATGGGGCTATGTTAAGAACACCGATGGTATGTACCTTAAGTCCACCGATGATATTATCGACCTATTGATGAGGTCCCGTTCCATGAATGGTAATTTTGTTCTCAATTTCGGACCTGACGGGGATGGAAACATGAGCACGCACGAAAATGAACTCATCACAGATTTAGGAAAATGGACCAAGGTGAATGCCGAAGGTATCTATAATGTCAGTCACTTTCCACTTGAGAGTAAGTATGGATACTATACTGTCAGTAAAACCGATTCGACATCGTTGTTCTTAACCGTTATGAATAGGCCCGTCAATAATATTTTAAGAGTGGTCTTCCCCAAGAATTCCAAACTGATCCCTGCTTCAGCCGCACTGCTGGACTCCCACCAGGATTTAATTTTAAAAAAGGCAAATATTGGTTTCGATAGAGATAAAAATATGTATTTCGATATTATCATTCCCGAGAATTTGCAATCCAAACGAGCCTTTTTGGTAAAGATAAAATTGGGGAGTGCGAAAACTGTAGAAGACAAATTGATGGATGCAAAAATCTAA